Genomic DNA from Bacteroides zhangwenhongii:
CCGCTCCCGTGATGTCTTTAATCTTTGTTTCCATTCTTGTCCTGTTTTTTTGGTTCGTACCAACTGTCCCGGTAATTTTCTCCCACGAGCGAGAAAATTCCGCTCATGCCGCTTTCAGCGGCGAAATTTTTGGCTTCCCATATACCGGAAAACTCTCCCAGCAGCCGGTAGCCGATGAATAATTTGTACTTGCGCATGATTTTATCGTTTTTCCAGGTTGATAATCGGTGTGTTCTTTTGCAGCCATTCCTTCACGCTGTCCATGTTGTATTCGGATGTGATAACCGCCGTTCGGTCGTCGATTTCGGTGAAGCGCGTAGTTTCATACCCGTC
This window encodes:
- a CDS encoding DUF6956 domain-containing protein, whose amino-acid sequence is MKTNEVNKEISYETLLVTFGEGIGRLDTMFDDPQVWGVATLKQWIDGYETTRFTEIDDRTAVITSEYNMDSVKEWLQKNTPIINLEKR